The proteins below come from a single Rosa rugosa chromosome 2, drRosRugo1.1, whole genome shotgun sequence genomic window:
- the LOC133732239 gene encoding uncharacterized protein LOC133732239, with translation MASTSAPALSLSKLDFPFVSSQRSMRIAPLSLTFSKGNLHQFQMPGRISKFNGSKSSGFVLFSSLNGQIEANNAPEVQVQSSFWNWKGYSIRYQHAGNSGPALVLVHGFGANSDHWRKNIPVLARAHRVYSIDLIGYGYSDKPNPRQFGESPFYTFDTWATQINEFCVDVIKDEAFFICNSIGGLVGLQAAFMEPQICKGLMLINISLRMLHIKKQPWYGKPLIKSFQNLLRNTDVGKYFFKTVATPESVRNILRQCYHDTSQVTDELVEKILLPGLEPGAVDVFLEFICYSDGPLPEELLPKVKCPVLIAWGDKDPWEPIELGRAYGNFESVEDFVVLPNVGHCPQDEAPDLVNPLVESFVARHAALSSSIS, from the exons ATGGCAAGTACTAGTGCTCCTGCTCTGTCTTTGTCAAAACTGGATTTTCCATTTGTGTCCTCTCAAAGAAGCATGAGGATAGCTCCACTTTCACTCACTTTCAGCAAAGGAAACCTCCATCAATTTCAGATGCCTGGTCGCATTTCTAAGTTTAATGGGTCGAAATCAAGTGGGTTTGTCTTATTTTCTTCCTTAAATGGTCAAATTGAAGCTAACAATGCTCCTGAGGTCCAAGTTCAAAGCAG TTTTTGGAACTGGAAGGGTTATTCTATCCGCTATCAACATGCTGGCAACAGTGGCCCGGCTTTAGTATTAGTTCATGGGTTTGGAGCAAACAG TGACCACTGGAGAAAAAATATTCCAGTTCTAGCAAGAGCACATAGGGTGTACTCTATTGATCTCATTGGTTATGGGTACTCTGACAAACCAAATCCTCGTCAATTTGGTGAAAGTCCCTTTTACACATTTGATACATGGGCCACTCAGATAAATGAATTTTGTGTTGATGTTATCAAGGATGAAGCATTCTTCATATGCAACTCTATTGGAG GTCTTGTTGGTCTTCAGGCAGCATTTATGGAGCCACAGATATGCAAGGGTCTAATGCTTATAAATATTTCTCTTCGTATGCTTCATATTAAAAAGCAGCCTTGGTATGGGAAACCATTGATAAAATCATTTCAGAACTTACTGAG AAATACTGATGTTGGCAAATACTTTTTCAAAACTGTTGCGACACCAGAGTCTGTGAGGAATATCCTTCGCCAG TGCTACCATGATACCTCCCAAGTGACAGATGAACTAGTTGAAAAAATCCTTCTTCCAGGACTTGAGCCTGGTGCCGTAGACGTgtttttggagttcatttgTTATTCAGATGGCCCTCTACCTGAGGAACTATTACCTAAAGTGAAG TGTCCTGTTTTGATAGCATGGGGTGACAAGGATCCATGGGAACCTATTGAACTTGGACGTGCCTATGGGAATTTTGAATCTGTAGAAGACTTTGTTGTTCTTCCTAATGTTGGCCACTGCCctcag GATGAAGCACCTGATCTTGTAAATCCACTGGTCGAGTCATTTGTGGCACGCCATGCTGCACTCTCATCCAGTATTTCATAA
- the LOC133734664 gene encoding uncharacterized protein LOC133734664 encodes MLVPTVTYIQYGNNEGFGSGDGRADHLPSLVEYLQVQQSQVVHTTAKSSRYWIPPKPQKLKINVDGAFLPSKNIGGIGGVIRRDNGAFVAGFSHSLQFVSSPKQVESLAIRSGVDLLRQLRLQEVCIESDCQVAIQEVGADDFELSENANILADIRNSSKHVKDLSFMFTPRTANMVAHRLAAFAYESNANQANCLLLVHCANQRQLPILDE; translated from the coding sequence ATGTTGGTGCCTACAGTTACATACATACAATATGGGAACAATGAAGGCTTTGGGTCCGGGGACGGAAGAGCTGACCATTTGCCCTCGCTGGTGGAATATTTACAAGTGCAGCAGTCTCAGGTGGTACACACGACAGCAAAGTCTAGTAGATATTGGATCCCACCTAAACCACAAAAGCTCAAAATCAATGTTGATGGAGCTTTTTTGCCCTCAAAGAATATTGGGGGTATAGGTGGGGTTATCAGAAGAGATAATGGTGCTTTTGTTGCAGGTTTCTCTCACTCCCTTCAGTTTGTGTCGTCTCCAAAACAAGTGGAATCACTTGCCATTAGAAGTGGTGTTGATTTACTGAGGCAGCTAAGGTTACAGGAGGTTTGCATAGAGAGTGATTGCCAGGTTGCCATTCAGGAGGTTGGTGCTGATGATTTTGAGTTGAGTGAAAATGCCAACATCCTTGCTGATATCCGAAATAGCAGTAAACATGTTAAGGACTTGTCTTTTATGTTTACTCCTAGAACTGCCAACATGGTGGCTCATAGACTAGCTGCTTTTGCTTATGAATCCAATGCCAATCAG